One window of the Acidobacteriota bacterium genome contains the following:
- a CDS encoding AAA family ATPase, with protein MLKKLTVRNFKSLMDVSVEFPSLAVLFGPNAAGKSNLLDAIAALSWIGNVRTLSDVLDRPLPVRGHAFEAFSFPAGGLPALLKQQTARFSLEADLAVEAELYRYRVEPSIELRSGRLSVADEYLALLGKNRNPKGTPAIERVESSLRVRRKGKPAHPRQEPLGMNHAILSDRSLAGDEYRWLEAVRLELGEWCTHYLDPGLAMRAPRAPADVFDVGVHGEYIGPFLYKLRAEEPKRFEAVSRTLRSIVPSVESLAVYLDERRGTLDILIRQGGVEYSTRIVSEGTLRVLALCAIAVNPWGGSLVAFEEPENGVHPRRLDLIARLLISLASDGGRQVIVTTHSPLFCDAVLKHASSLQGDVGLFNVRRVGQATSIDPFDPTGPLFKDSEIAAALTSNAEDGLFENLLLRGLIDE; from the coding sequence ATGCTGAAGAAGCTGACGGTCCGCAACTTCAAGTCGCTCATGGACGTGAGCGTGGAGTTTCCGTCCCTGGCGGTGCTCTTCGGACCGAACGCCGCTGGAAAAAGCAACCTGCTGGATGCCATCGCAGCACTGTCCTGGATCGGCAACGTGCGCACGCTCTCCGACGTGTTGGATCGGCCGCTGCCGGTACGGGGCCACGCCTTCGAGGCGTTCTCGTTCCCGGCAGGAGGTCTGCCGGCCCTGCTGAAGCAACAGACCGCCCGGTTCTCGCTGGAAGCCGATCTCGCGGTGGAGGCCGAGCTGTACAGGTATCGCGTCGAGCCGAGCATCGAGTTGCGGTCAGGTCGTCTCAGCGTGGCCGACGAATACCTCGCCCTCCTAGGGAAGAACCGCAATCCGAAGGGAACGCCGGCGATCGAGCGGGTCGAATCGAGTCTCCGCGTGCGGCGCAAGGGGAAGCCGGCGCACCCGCGCCAGGAGCCGCTCGGCATGAATCACGCGATCCTCTCCGACCGGAGTCTTGCGGGCGACGAGTACCGCTGGCTGGAAGCTGTTCGCCTGGAACTGGGCGAGTGGTGCACGCACTATCTCGATCCGGGCCTAGCGATGCGCGCCCCGCGGGCCCCGGCCGATGTCTTCGATGTCGGTGTTCACGGGGAATACATCGGACCCTTCCTGTACAAGTTGCGAGCCGAGGAGCCGAAGCGCTTCGAGGCAGTCTCCCGCACGCTGCGCTCCATCGTTCCCAGCGTCGAGTCGCTGGCCGTGTATCTGGACGAGCGCCGCGGCACGCTGGACATTCTGATTCGTCAGGGGGGCGTGGAGTACTCGACTCGCATCGTTTCCGAGGGCACCCTTCGCGTGCTCGCCTTGTGCGCCATCGCCGTGAATCCGTGGGGAGGCTCTCTGGTCGCGTTCGAAGAGCCGGAGAACGGCGTCCACCCGCGGCGGCTCGATCTCATTGCCCGCCTCCTGATCTCGTTGGCATCGGACGGGGGGCGTCAGGTCATCGTGACGACCCACTCGCCGCTGTTCTGCGACGCCGTGCTGAAGCACGCGTCCTCCCTGCAGGGAGACGTCGGTCTCTTCAACGTTCGTCGTGTCGGGCAGGCCACGAGCATCGACCCTTTCGACCCAACCGGGCCGTTGTTCAAGGACAGCGAAATCGCGGCAGCACTCACGAGCAATGCCGAGGACGGTCTGTTCGAGAACCTGCTGCTGCGAGGCCTGATCGATGAGTGA
- a CDS encoding CopG family transcriptional regulator, with protein MATLTIRIDQKLAAELRDMAARTGTGKSAFVREAVRRQLAIARLEELRRRVAPFAEAQGWLTDEDVFDEVS; from the coding sequence ATGGCGACCTTGACGATCCGCATCGACCAAAAGCTGGCCGCGGAACTGCGGGATATGGCGGCGCGAACCGGTACCGGCAAGAGCGCATTCGTGCGCGAAGCCGTGCGCCGGCAACTCGCGATCGCACGACTCGAAGAGCTGCGGCGCCGCGTGGCGCCGTTCGCCGAGGCGCAGGGCTGGTTGACCGACGAGGATGTCTTCGACGAAGTTTCGTGA
- a CDS encoding putative toxin-antitoxin system toxin component, PIN family, whose product MRILLDTDVLVAAFATRGFCLDILQLVLAEHRLVVGETIVEELERILREKLRLPATRVREVVGFVRDQADIVTPVAPATWPDTDPADRWIAAAAIVGAVDVLVTGDRDLLDARPAAGLRIVTPRGLWELLRAARLGEPVEERVRRQARNGA is encoded by the coding sequence GTGAGGATCCTGCTCGACACCGACGTCCTGGTCGCCGCCTTCGCGACCCGCGGATTCTGCCTGGACATTCTGCAACTCGTGCTCGCCGAGCACCGGCTGGTCGTCGGCGAGACGATTGTCGAAGAACTCGAACGGATTCTCCGGGAGAAGCTCCGCCTGCCGGCCACGCGTGTCCGCGAGGTCGTCGGATTCGTTCGTGATCAGGCGGACATCGTGACGCCGGTCGCGCCAGCGACATGGCCCGATACCGATCCGGCCGATCGATGGATAGCCGCGGCTGCGATCGTCGGGGCGGTGGACGTTCTTGTGACTGGCGACAGGGATCTGCTCGATGCGCGGCCGGCGGCGGGTTTACGGATCGTGACGCCCAGAGGGTTGTGGGAACTGCTCCGTGCGGCGCGGCTTGGCGAGCCGGTCGAGGAGCGCGTGAGGAGACAGGCACGTAATGGCGCTTGA
- a CDS encoding ATP-binding protein: MALDPWYKVALPREEVREGRSFNPDEFAIALEQVVGGTAPADYRDPEAFFARTCFTRALREHAGMVLRRLAGKTANTSPVMTLVTQFGGGKTHTLTALYHLVTAGQSMDGLEGVTDLLHDAGLSAAPEARVAVFVGNAWDPREGREAPWIDVARQLAGERGVELLGASAATTPPGTEALGRVFAAAGAPALVLFDEVLNFVNRYRQMADPFHAFIQNLTVAMTGTTHGAAVISLPRSQVEMSDFDMAWQDKITKVVRRVAKDLLANDETEVSEVVRRRLFDAIGEERFRKKVSRVYADWCFERRERLPPQWTLVDSAATEAKAREHLRVRFEACYPFHPATLSVFQRKWSALPQFQQTRGTLAMLAQWISWAHRDGFTKARTEPLITLGSAPLDISDFASVVLGQLGESRLSTAIDADIAGVQAHARALDADSKGPVRDIHRRVGTTMLFESSGGQVERVAHLPELRFALGEPSIDTTSVDTAAMALEERSYFLRRVGTDGYRISYRPTIKKVVNDRRASLDEEGEIQPAIRKLVKDDFDRGATLPRVCFPADAASIPDTPKLTLVVADPDVEWTGAAGEDVRKRIAQWTRARGASPRLYPGALVWAVKKPGRELRDKVEQWLAWKRVASEISAGTLGSELDSTELADIRTKVREAGDAAREEVWGDYRFVVLADASAPDGLASIDLGAGHSSSSESLCGRVISALKSSALLNESVGAAYLERNWPPALKESGAWPLVSLRQSFLDGSLTRLVDPDAVLCRKIVEFVGKGDFGLGSGRGADGRFERVSFGETVAPEDVMFESDVYLLTRALAEQLKAPTAPDTQTPADGEDVSDDSVGGSTGPGPGPDVVVDPQPPEPPAPSAQKSFRIHGDIPPEIWNRLGTRLLPKLRSGQDLKVGVTFELTADGAGADPLLADLRQILDDLQLGDSVRIDVE, translated from the coding sequence ATGGCGCTTGATCCCTGGTACAAGGTCGCGCTTCCGCGCGAAGAGGTCCGCGAAGGCCGTTCGTTCAATCCGGACGAGTTCGCCATCGCCCTCGAGCAGGTCGTCGGCGGCACGGCCCCGGCCGACTACCGCGATCCCGAGGCGTTCTTCGCCCGCACCTGCTTCACGCGCGCATTGCGCGAGCACGCAGGAATGGTGCTGCGGCGTCTGGCGGGGAAGACGGCGAATACGTCGCCGGTGATGACGCTGGTGACGCAGTTCGGCGGGGGCAAGACCCACACACTGACCGCGCTGTATCACCTCGTGACGGCAGGCCAGTCCATGGACGGCCTGGAAGGGGTCACGGATCTCCTGCACGACGCGGGGCTGTCCGCCGCTCCCGAGGCCCGGGTGGCGGTCTTCGTCGGCAACGCGTGGGATCCGCGGGAGGGACGAGAGGCGCCATGGATCGACGTCGCCCGTCAACTCGCCGGTGAGCGCGGTGTCGAGTTGCTCGGCGCGAGCGCAGCGACGACCCCACCGGGCACCGAGGCGCTCGGACGTGTGTTCGCCGCGGCGGGCGCGCCCGCGCTGGTGCTGTTCGACGAGGTGCTCAACTTCGTCAATCGCTACCGGCAGATGGCCGATCCGTTCCATGCCTTCATCCAGAACCTGACAGTCGCGATGACAGGGACCACGCACGGGGCCGCGGTCATCAGCCTGCCGCGCAGCCAGGTCGAGATGTCCGATTTCGATATGGCGTGGCAAGACAAGATCACGAAGGTCGTCCGGCGCGTCGCCAAGGACCTGTTGGCGAACGACGAGACGGAGGTGAGCGAGGTCGTCCGGCGGCGGCTGTTCGACGCTATCGGCGAGGAGCGGTTCCGCAAGAAGGTGTCCAGGGTCTATGCCGACTGGTGCTTCGAGCGGCGCGAGCGTCTGCCGCCGCAGTGGACCCTGGTGGACAGCGCCGCCACCGAGGCGAAGGCGCGCGAGCATCTGCGGGTGCGCTTCGAGGCCTGTTATCCGTTCCATCCGGCCACGTTGTCGGTGTTCCAGCGCAAGTGGAGCGCGCTGCCGCAGTTCCAGCAGACGCGCGGCACGCTGGCGATGCTGGCGCAGTGGATCTCCTGGGCGCACCGGGACGGCTTCACCAAAGCCCGCACGGAGCCATTGATCACCCTGGGATCTGCGCCTCTCGACATTTCCGACTTCGCCAGCGTCGTGCTCGGACAGCTCGGCGAATCGCGTTTGTCGACCGCCATCGACGCCGACATCGCTGGCGTACAGGCGCACGCGCGGGCGCTGGATGCCGACAGCAAAGGCCCCGTCCGTGACATCCACCGCCGCGTGGGAACGACGATGCTGTTCGAGTCGTCGGGCGGCCAGGTCGAGCGGGTCGCGCATCTGCCGGAACTGCGCTTCGCGCTCGGGGAGCCGTCGATCGACACGACCTCGGTCGACACCGCGGCGATGGCGCTCGAGGAACGCTCCTACTTCCTGCGGCGGGTCGGAACGGACGGCTATCGGATCAGCTACCGGCCGACCATCAAGAAGGTGGTGAACGACCGGCGCGCGTCGCTGGACGAGGAAGGCGAGATTCAGCCGGCCATCCGCAAGCTGGTCAAGGACGATTTCGACCGGGGGGCGACCCTTCCGCGGGTCTGCTTCCCGGCCGACGCCGCGTCGATTCCGGACACGCCGAAGCTGACGCTCGTGGTGGCGGATCCCGATGTGGAGTGGACCGGCGCGGCGGGCGAAGACGTGCGCAAGCGGATCGCCCAGTGGACCCGAGCCCGCGGTGCCTCGCCCAGGCTGTATCCGGGCGCGCTGGTTTGGGCCGTCAAGAAGCCGGGCCGAGAACTGCGGGACAAGGTGGAGCAGTGGCTTGCCTGGAAGCGTGTCGCCAGCGAGATCTCGGCGGGCACCCTGGGAAGCGAGCTCGACAGCACCGAGCTCGCGGATATCCGCACCAAGGTGCGGGAAGCCGGTGACGCGGCTCGTGAGGAGGTGTGGGGTGACTACCGCTTCGTGGTGCTCGCCGACGCCTCGGCGCCGGACGGACTGGCGAGTATCGACCTCGGCGCCGGGCATTCCAGCAGCAGCGAGAGCTTATGCGGGCGGGTGATCTCCGCGCTCAAGTCGAGCGCGCTGCTCAACGAATCGGTCGGCGCCGCGTACCTGGAACGCAACTGGCCGCCGGCCTTGAAGGAGAGCGGGGCCTGGCCGCTGGTCAGCCTGCGCCAGAGTTTCCTCGACGGTTCGCTGACGCGCCTCGTCGATCCCGACGCCGTGCTGTGCCGGAAGATCGTGGAGTTCGTCGGCAAGGGCGACTTCGGGCTCGGCTCCGGAAGGGGAGCGGACGGCCGATTCGAGCGCGTGTCGTTTGGGGAGACCGTCGCGCCCGAGGACGTCATGTTCGAGTCGGACGTGTACCTGCTGACCCGAGCCTTGGCCGAGCAGTTGAAGGCACCGACAGCACCCGACACCCAGACGCCCGCGGACGGCGAGGACGTCTCGGATGATTCGGTCGGCGGTTCAACCGGTCCTGGGCCGGGGCCGGATGTTGTGGTCGATCCGCAGCCTCCGGAG